A genomic window from Triticum urartu cultivar G1812 chromosome 7, Tu2.1, whole genome shotgun sequence includes:
- the LOC125520899 gene encoding uncharacterized protein LOC125520899, with amino-acid sequence MKISIALLLLALAATAGAVTFDVTNEASSTAGGQRFDQEYGADYAKQVLSDASSFTWGIFNQPDPSDRRPADGDTVTLAVRDTDGIAATSGSTVELSARYVGGITGDDLKEQVTGVLYHEVAHVWQWGLQDYGAHSGVFEGIADYVRLKAGYVPGHWVKEGGGDRWDQGYDVTARFLDYCDSLKPGFVAEMNGKLKDGYSDDYFVQILGKSVDQLWSDYKAKYPGV; translated from the coding sequence ATGAAGATTTCCATCGCCCTCCTCCTCCTGGCCCTGGCAGCCACGGCGGGCGCCGTCACATTCGACGTGACGAACGAGGCGTCGAGCACGGCCGGCGGCCAGCGGTTCGACCAGGAGTACGGCGCCGACTACGCCAAGCAGGTGCTGTCCGACGCGTCCTCCTTCACCTGGGGCATCTTCAACCAGCCGGACCCCTCCGACCGTAGGCCCGCCGACGGCGACACCGTCACCCTCGCCGTCCGCGACACGGACGGCATCGCCGCCACCAGCGGCAGCACCGTGGAGCTCAGCGCCCGCTACGTCGGCGGCATCACCGGCGACGACCTCAAGGAGCAGGTGACGGGGGTGCTGTACCACGAGGTGGCGCACGTGTGGCAGTGGGGGCTGCAGGACTACGGCGCGCACTCGGGGGTCTTCGAGGGCATCGCGGACTACGTGCGGCTCAAGGCCGGGTACGTGCCGGGGCACTGGGTGAAGGAGGGCGGCGGCGACCGGTGGGATCAGGGGTACGACGTGACGGCCAGGTTCCTGGACTACTGTGACTCGCTCAAGCCCGGCTTCGTGGCGGAGATGAACGGCAAGCTCAAGGACGGCTACAGCGACGACTACTTCGTGCAGATCCTGGGGAAGAGCGTGGACCAGCTGTGGAGCGACTACAAGGCCAAGTATCCTGGGGTGTAG
- the LOC125521401 gene encoding uncharacterized protein LOC125521401 isoform X2: MPPPLPPHLAPFPSFPALHYASSSPSVFSSATLPKKVHTGGGSVPEKGGGDCAPVVVGCSCREDKGEDLLVSCYYIECDMNEFVILPAQLYSNTPSDFDFKLESLAQEFGSLSEFAEHLAANVDIVFPVIHGKFCEGDGIQMP; this comes from the exons ATGCCTCCCCCGCTTCCTCCGCACCTCGCCCCGTTCCCCTCCTTCCCTGCTCTCCACTACGCCTCCTCCTCTCCTTCAGTTTTCTCTTCGGCGACGCTGCCAAAGAAAGTGCACACGGGCGGTGGATCCGTGCCGGAGAAGGGCGGCGGCGACTGCGCTCCGGTCGTGGTGGGGTGCAGCTGCCGGGAAGATAAA GGTGAGGACTTGTTGGTGAGCTGCTACTACATCGAATGCGACATGAACGAGTTCGTAATATTGCCAGCGCAG CTGTATTCCAACACCCCTTCAGACTTCGATTTCAAGCTTGAAAG TCTAGCACAAGAATTCGGCTCCCTGTCTGAATTCGCGGAGCATCTTGCTGCCAACGTTGACATTGTCTTCCCGGTGATACATGGGAAATTTTGTGAAGGTGATGGTATTCAG ATGCCTTAA
- the LOC125521401 gene encoding uncharacterized protein LOC125521401 isoform X1, producing MFFVSRLPVVMGGSYSFAMPTISIILAGRYDMWEILTSLTHIGGWEDIPVQWMNQDYQEVNCVSICQLSDTYGMRLTPLSSSLNVCLLTVRSSFIGNCCALIILLVLTLLFKQNSSILRDDIIFRFKERKPGRVSGKWSGETRSWVIKATT from the exons ATGTTCTTCGTGTCTCGCCTCCCCGTCGTGATGGGTGGCTCCTACAGCTTCGCCATGCCAACCATCTCCATCATCTTGGCTGGACGCTACGACATGTGGGAGATCCTCACGAG TTTAACACATATTGGAGGGTGGGAGGATATACCGGTGCAATGGATGAACCAAGACTACCAAGAGGTCAATTGCGTGAGTATATGCCAACTATCTGATACATATGGCATGAGACTGACGCCCCTTAGTTCCTCCCTGAATGTTTGCTTGTTGACTGTCAGGTCTTCTTTCATCGGAAATTGTTGTGCACTGATAATTTTGTTAGTTCTCACCCTCCTATTCAAACAGAATTCAAGCATATTACGTGAT GATATTATTTTCAGATTTAAGGAAAGGAAACCTGGCAGAGTTTCAGGGAAGTGGA GCGGTGAGACCAGAAGCTGGGTGATCAAAGCAACTACATGA